In Flavivirga abyssicola, the following are encoded in one genomic region:
- the glpK gene encoding glycerol kinase GlpK translates to MNKKYVIAFDQGTTSTRTIVFDDKGQIKAIAQKELTQHYPQSGWVEHDPLEIYNDQLETFNQALSESGIKIEDIAAVGITNQRETTVVWDKETGEPIHNAIVWLDKRTSEICKELKQRGLSKYIQKNTGLVIDSYFSGTKLKWILEHVEGAQAKAEQGKLLFGTIDSWLIYKFTKGKKHVTDHTNASRTMIYNIKTLNWDKKLLEVLKIPESMLPKVQNSSSDFGSIDYKGIDIPIYGVAGDQQASLFGQGGFHSGIAKSTYGTGCFILLNTGEKQVRSKKGLLTTLTCSLDSESVNYALEGSIFAGGASIQWLRDRMQIIEKASDTEAICNSIPPLKKVYVVPAFAGLGAPHWDAKAKGSVYGMTLDTGKNELIKATVEALAYQTKDVINAMVKDSNEKIVTLKVDGGASANNYLMQFQSDLLNVDVDRPKMIEVTAFGAALLAGIKANIWNKNHVETIRKVDTVFSPKMDNKTRKQKYKGWKKAVKRTKRH, encoded by the coding sequence ATGAATAAGAAATATGTCATAGCATTCGATCAAGGAACTACAAGTACAAGAACCATTGTCTTTGATGACAAAGGACAAATAAAAGCAATTGCTCAAAAAGAACTAACACAACATTACCCGCAATCTGGTTGGGTAGAGCATGATCCCTTAGAAATTTATAACGATCAATTAGAAACTTTTAACCAAGCACTTTCAGAATCTGGCATAAAAATCGAAGACATTGCAGCTGTAGGTATTACAAACCAAAGAGAAACAACCGTAGTTTGGGATAAAGAAACAGGAGAACCTATCCATAATGCCATTGTTTGGTTAGACAAAAGAACCTCTGAGATTTGTAAGGAACTTAAGCAAAGAGGGCTTTCAAAATACATTCAAAAAAACACAGGACTTGTTATAGATTCTTATTTTTCTGGAACCAAATTAAAATGGATTTTAGAACATGTGGAAGGTGCACAAGCAAAAGCAGAGCAAGGTAAATTATTATTTGGCACTATTGACAGTTGGTTAATCTATAAATTCACCAAGGGTAAAAAGCATGTTACGGATCATACCAATGCATCCAGAACCATGATTTACAATATAAAGACATTAAACTGGGATAAAAAGCTATTAGAGGTTTTAAAGATCCCTGAATCCATGCTTCCTAAAGTTCAAAACTCTTCTTCAGATTTTGGCTCGATTGATTATAAAGGTATAGACATCCCTATTTATGGTGTTGCTGGAGATCAGCAAGCATCATTATTTGGTCAAGGTGGGTTTCACTCTGGCATTGCAAAGAGTACTTACGGAACAGGTTGTTTCATATTACTAAATACAGGAGAAAAACAAGTAAGGTCTAAAAAAGGGCTTTTAACAACACTAACCTGCAGCCTCGACTCTGAATCTGTAAATTACGCCTTAGAAGGCAGCATTTTTGCTGGAGGCGCATCCATTCAATGGTTGCGAGATAGGATGCAAATTATTGAAAAGGCAAGTGATACTGAGGCTATTTGTAATAGCATACCACCTTTAAAAAAGGTATATGTTGTGCCGGCATTTGCTGGTTTAGGAGCCCCACACTGGGATGCCAAAGCCAAAGGAAGTGTTTACGGCATGACATTAGATACAGGAAAAAATGAGCTTATAAAAGCAACGGTTGAAGCTTTAGCATATCAAACTAAAGATGTTATAAATGCTATGGTGAAGGATAGTAATGAAAAAATAGTAACCCTAAAGGTTGATGGTGGTGCTAGTGCTAATAATTATCTCATGCAATTTCAGTCAGACCTTTTAAATGTAGATGTAGATAGACCAAAAATGATAGAAGTAACAGCATTTGGAGCAGCATTATTAGCTGGGATAAAAGCAAATATTTGGAACAAAAACCATGTGGAAACTATACGAAAAGTTGATACTGTTTTTAGTCCAAAAATGGATAATAAAACAAGAAAACAAAAATATAAAGGCTGGAAAAAAGCCGTAAAAAGAACTAAAAGACATTAG
- a CDS encoding solute:sodium symporter family transporter: MGTLSIISFIGFTLLVAFIAWYATRKTDERSADGYYLGGRSLGAITIAGSLLLTNLSAEQIVGLNGQSFAQGVLVMAWETLAAISMIVTAIYLLPKYMRSGITTIPQFIQERFDAQTKSILSILFLVAFGIVLLPTILYSGSLVFSTMFDLPETLGISQSAVIWLCVWSIGIIGSIYAIFGGLKAVAVSDLVNAIGLLIGGLLIPVFGLMLIGDGSVSNGISTLWEANPDKFNAKGDIDSFIPFSTIFTGMMIAQMYYWGTNQSILQRVFGAKSLKEGQKGMILAGFVKFLIPIIVVLPGIIAWHLFEGNLENADQAYPALVRKVLPGAFLGFFAAVLFGAVLSSFNSLLNSSSTLFGVDLYRQYFNTNASEIEMVKAGKIFGLILAIISMTISPFIANAPDGLFSYIQESLGSLSVPILAVVTVGIITKNVPALGAKIVLTVGVLMYLVSQFVLSPYFVETALAEAAANGITNAKELGIIKAKAYPHFLHIMGILFVINVAFMLLMGKLYPNKNIYTPTITEQIDIEPWKYAKVVGIIITILVLSTYFIF, from the coding sequence ATGGGAACGCTATCAATTATTTCATTTATTGGTTTTACATTATTGGTAGCCTTTATTGCATGGTATGCAACACGCAAAACAGACGAGAGGTCTGCAGACGGTTATTATCTTGGAGGAAGAAGTTTAGGAGCTATTACCATAGCAGGCTCTTTATTACTAACAAATCTTTCAGCAGAACAAATTGTTGGACTAAACGGACAATCTTTTGCTCAAGGGGTGCTAGTGATGGCTTGGGAAACATTAGCTGCAATTTCTATGATTGTAACAGCTATTTATCTGTTACCAAAATATATGCGATCGGGCATTACTACAATTCCACAATTTATTCAAGAACGATTTGATGCGCAAACCAAATCGATATTATCTATACTCTTTTTGGTAGCTTTTGGCATTGTATTATTACCAACTATACTATACTCAGGCTCTCTGGTATTCAGTACCATGTTTGATTTACCAGAGACTTTAGGGATATCTCAATCCGCTGTCATTTGGCTATGTGTTTGGTCCATAGGAATTATTGGCTCTATATATGCCATTTTTGGAGGACTAAAAGCCGTAGCTGTTTCCGATTTAGTTAACGCTATAGGCTTGTTAATCGGAGGGCTTTTAATTCCTGTTTTTGGTTTAATGCTTATAGGAGATGGTAGTGTGTCAAATGGAATAAGCACATTATGGGAGGCCAATCCAGATAAGTTTAATGCTAAAGGAGACATCGATTCATTTATTCCATTCAGTACTATTTTTACGGGAATGATGATAGCTCAAATGTACTACTGGGGAACGAATCAATCTATTTTACAACGTGTATTCGGAGCAAAAAGTTTAAAAGAAGGCCAAAAAGGGATGATACTTGCAGGGTTTGTAAAGTTCTTAATTCCAATTATTGTGGTATTACCAGGTATCATTGCCTGGCATCTATTTGAAGGAAACTTGGAAAATGCAGATCAGGCGTATCCGGCATTAGTGCGTAAAGTATTGCCTGGAGCATTTTTAGGGTTCTTTGCAGCTGTTTTATTTGGAGCTGTTTTAAGTTCATTTAATAGTCTATTAAATAGCAGTTCAACTTTATTTGGTGTTGATCTCTATCGCCAATATTTCAATACAAATGCCTCTGAAATAGAAATGGTGAAAGCTGGGAAAATATTCGGACTGATTCTAGCCATAATATCTATGACAATATCTCCATTCATCGCCAATGCACCTGATGGTTTGTTTTCATATATACAAGAATCTTTAGGAAGTTTAAGTGTTCCAATACTAGCCGTTGTAACAGTTGGAATAATCACCAAAAATGTACCCGCTTTAGGAGCTAAAATTGTTTTAACAGTTGGCGTGTTAATGTATTTAGTAAGCCAGTTTGTATTAAGTCCCTATTTTGTTGAAACGGCATTGGCAGAAGCAGCAGCTAATGGTATTACAAATGCAAAAGAATTGGGTATTATAAAAGCGAAGGCATATCCTCATTTTTTACATATTATGGGAATTCTATTTGTTATTAATGTCGCTTTTATGTTATTAATGGGTAAATTATACCCTAATAAAAATATCTACACACCTACAATTACTGAACAAATAGATATTGAACCATGGAAATATGCTAAGGTGGTAGGAATAATAATTACGATACTTGTTTTAAGTACTTACTTTATTTTTTAA
- a CDS encoding glycoside hydrolase family 36 protein — translation MAKKENYIPSVKDIQVIGASDTFNTELNVISNNNDLSIFNFNITASTPETPRPITLKWKIPAHNVKGVWKPTTDFAKRIHADWEMQPMESRISIDAPVIGLFGHDDSNRLTFACSNAINKLELNTEIREEDDYFYCYITFFSEQQSKIDHFNAQIRLDFGEKHFSDALKDVSKWWETFENLKPAPVPDIALTPLYSTWYQFHQNLEEDVLLEEFKMAYNLGYKSIIIDDGWQTNDSNRGYDYTGDWNPDRLSKTKAFVDNVHAIGMKVGFWYSVPFCGKKSEAYKQFKGKFLTENHRWAPVFDPRYPEVRRYLINIYKSALINWDLDGFKLDFIDDFRLYPDTIKEKSNGMDYGSINEAVDRLLTDVMVTLRNINPNIFIEFRQKYTGPAMRKYGNMFRAFDCPGDATMNRVRIADIRMLAGNTAVHSDMITWHNEESLEVAALQMVNTLFGVPQISVKLKDIPEDHLKMVKFYTNYWNENKDTITTGNFIPYNPLANYPLKQVSKNGTAIFGVFDDYLLELKESFNNIHIINGKLSESIVIKMASSTKDYNYETINCKGDVVNQNSIVLKQGVTEIKVPACGMIKLTLKK, via the coding sequence ATGGCAAAAAAAGAAAACTATATCCCTTCTGTAAAAGACATCCAAGTTATTGGAGCTTCAGACACTTTCAATACGGAATTAAACGTTATTTCTAACAATAACGATCTTTCTATATTTAATTTCAATATTACAGCTTCAACACCAGAAACTCCAAGACCGATAACATTAAAATGGAAAATCCCAGCACACAATGTGAAAGGCGTCTGGAAACCTACAACAGATTTTGCAAAACGCATACATGCAGATTGGGAAATGCAACCTATGGAATCAAGAATATCTATAGATGCGCCTGTTATTGGTTTATTTGGTCATGATGATAGTAATAGGTTAACCTTTGCATGCTCTAATGCTATTAACAAACTAGAACTTAACACCGAAATAAGAGAAGAAGATGATTATTTTTACTGTTATATCACGTTCTTTTCTGAACAACAATCTAAAATAGATCATTTCAATGCTCAGATTAGATTAGACTTTGGTGAAAAGCATTTTTCTGATGCTTTAAAAGATGTTTCAAAATGGTGGGAAACATTTGAAAATCTTAAACCTGCCCCTGTACCAGATATTGCTTTAACACCATTATATTCTACATGGTATCAATTCCATCAAAACCTAGAAGAAGATGTATTATTAGAAGAGTTTAAAATGGCCTATAACTTAGGCTACAAGTCTATAATAATTGATGATGGCTGGCAAACAAATGATAGCAACAGAGGGTATGATTATACTGGAGATTGGAATCCAGATCGTCTCTCAAAAACAAAAGCTTTTGTTGATAATGTCCATGCTATAGGCATGAAAGTTGGCTTTTGGTACTCTGTTCCTTTTTGTGGAAAAAAATCAGAAGCCTATAAACAATTTAAAGGCAAATTCTTAACAGAAAACCACCGTTGGGCTCCTGTATTTGATCCCCGTTACCCAGAAGTGAGACGTTATTTAATAAACATCTATAAATCTGCCTTAATCAACTGGGACCTTGATGGGTTTAAACTAGATTTTATTGATGATTTTAGACTATATCCTGATACCATTAAAGAAAAAAGCAATGGAATGGATTATGGTTCTATTAATGAAGCCGTTGATAGACTACTAACAGATGTCATGGTTACTCTTAGAAATATAAATCCAAATATTTTTATAGAGTTTAGACAAAAATATACAGGTCCGGCCATGAGAAAATACGGCAACATGTTTCGTGCTTTCGATTGTCCAGGAGATGCCACAATGAACAGAGTCAGAATTGCTGATATACGAATGTTAGCAGGCAATACTGCTGTACATTCAGATATGATTACCTGGCACAATGAAGAATCATTAGAAGTTGCCGCACTACAAATGGTGAATACCTTATTTGGAGTCCCTCAAATATCAGTAAAACTAAAAGATATCCCAGAAGATCATTTAAAAATGGTTAAATTCTACACGAATTATTGGAATGAAAACAAGGACACCATTACAACCGGTAATTTTATACCTTATAATCCGCTAGCAAATTATCCATTAAAACAAGTTTCAAAAAACGGAACAGCTATTTTTGGAGTATTTGATGATTATCTTCTTGAGTTGAAAGAAAGCTTTAATAATATTCATATTATAAATGGTAAACTGTCAGAAAGCATAGTTATTAAAATGGCTTCTTCAACAAAAGACTATAACTATGAGACCATTAATTGCAAAGGAGATGTCGTAAATCAGAATTCAATAGTACTAAAACAAGGAGTGACTGAAATTAAAGTGCCTGCATGTGGTATGATTAAACTAACTTTAAAAAAATAA
- a CDS encoding RagB/SusD family nutrient uptake outer membrane protein, translated as MKKMIKIKSLLGIITCSLLLVLFACSDNILDQQNNNATSTANFGTSVEQVESAINGAFHPITGTFFWGRIIHTGAMLRSDEFNVFPFGSNTAMSTFLGNPGDRWATEPWQELYKSIARCNNVIINVTEEGIPDQTTRENLVGQAYFLRAFDYWYLVNLYGNVPLITELPDLDNLLVEQATPESIWAQIISDLEMAETMLPESWTGEDLGRPTSGAATALKGKSYLYMEQFGPAATTLGSLVGKYSLLPAANFGENFSTTNENNSESVFELQFLGQQTFVWGSDIPGTGSMGNYHIDYATPTKSPDKGHLINPWLKDLFEANGDTVRRNETLLYDYPGATGYGGASFNIDLADTLDEDGNVVAGDLTVAADAGLEAIYGKKYSGMDLGARGDVDFLGTNVGNNWRIIRYADVLLMLAEALNEDNMTSQAIQYIDMVRDRANLTLIADTNPGINQADMRQAIIEERAMELAGEGHRFFDLVRWDLADDYLGATSLHGAHPKSLSGGVFQSNKHELIWIPNSERDSNPNLDQNPGYN; from the coding sequence ATGAAAAAAATGATAAAAATAAAGTCCTTATTAGGCATAATAACATGTTCGTTATTACTAGTATTGTTTGCTTGTTCTGATAATATATTAGATCAACAAAATAACAATGCAACATCTACAGCAAATTTTGGTACTTCTGTAGAACAAGTGGAGTCTGCTATAAACGGAGCTTTTCACCCCATTACAGGAACCTTTTTCTGGGGAAGAATTATACACACAGGAGCGATGTTACGATCAGATGAATTTAACGTATTTCCTTTTGGTTCTAATACAGCCATGTCAACTTTTTTAGGAAACCCTGGAGACCGTTGGGCTACTGAACCTTGGCAAGAACTTTATAAGTCTATTGCACGTTGTAATAATGTTATTATTAATGTTACTGAAGAAGGTATTCCAGACCAAACCACTAGAGAAAATTTAGTTGGACAGGCATATTTCTTACGTGCCTTTGATTATTGGTATTTAGTAAATCTTTATGGTAACGTGCCTTTAATTACAGAATTACCAGATTTAGATAATTTACTAGTAGAACAAGCGACTCCAGAAAGTATTTGGGCTCAAATAATTTCAGATTTAGAAATGGCTGAAACCATGCTTCCAGAGAGTTGGACAGGTGAAGATTTAGGAAGACCTACAAGCGGAGCTGCCACAGCTTTAAAAGGAAAAAGCTATTTATACATGGAACAATTTGGTCCAGCTGCAACGACATTGGGAAGTTTAGTTGGAAAATACAGCTTATTACCAGCTGCCAATTTTGGAGAAAACTTTTCTACAACCAATGAAAATAATAGCGAGTCTGTATTTGAATTACAATTTTTAGGTCAACAGACCTTTGTATGGGGATCTGATATTCCTGGAACAGGAAGCATGGGGAATTACCATATAGACTATGCAACGCCAACAAAGTCTCCAGATAAAGGACACCTTATCAATCCTTGGTTAAAAGATTTATTTGAAGCTAATGGAGATACTGTACGTAGAAACGAAACTTTACTTTATGATTATCCAGGAGCTACAGGATATGGAGGCGCAAGTTTCAATATCGATTTAGCAGATACTTTAGATGAAGATGGTAATGTTGTTGCTGGTGACCTTACAGTAGCAGCAGATGCAGGATTAGAAGCTATATACGGGAAAAAATATTCTGGGATGGACTTAGGAGCCAGAGGGGATGTGGATTTCTTAGGCACCAATGTTGGAAACAACTGGAGAATTATTCGCTATGCTGATGTTTTATTAATGTTAGCCGAAGCATTAAACGAAGATAATATGACATCTCAAGCTATTCAATATATAGATATGGTTAGAGATAGAGCAAATTTAACATTAATAGCAGATACAAATCCAGGTATTAACCAAGCCGATATGCGTCAGGCTATTATTGAAGAACGCGCTATGGAACTTGCAGGCGAAGGCCACCGTTTCTTTGACTTAGTTCGTTGGGATTTAGCTGATGATTATCTGGGGGCAACATCTTTACATGGCGCACACCCAAAATCATTAAGTGGCGGTGTTTTTCAAAGTAACAAACACGAGTTGATTTGGATACCAAATTCTGAAAGAGATTCTAATCCGAATCTTGATCAAAATCCAGGTTATAATTAA
- a CDS encoding SusC/RagA family TonB-linked outer membrane protein: MKKNVLRLLFALVFSLSGMVANAQTSTVSGTVTDGKIPLPGVNIIVKNTANGTSTDFDGNFTISDVSSGDILVFSYVGYKNQEVTIGNETTINVALIEDAAALEEVVIVGYGTTNKRELTGSVGSVKGGDLVNTVAGNPTAALQGRLTGIQVENPGGQPGGTGNVFIRGINSLSNASPLYIVDGLFVDNMNYINPIDIDNISVLKDAAAAAIYGSRAANGVVLIKTNHGRKNKGLEVTFNTRIGFDTPSKKLDFINGQQYTDYLNQRFANDGSSTTVSFNGVDTDWQDENLQSGIIEDYGLSLSGGGEKSSYFSSINYYNQDGILIGSGFKRLNARFNSNHEFGKFKLSQSLGITEAKLQENNWYGFDGTTAPTVALRNASNDGGFEAPSTDVQGPGGVNQFALATLENNLETTRTLFSSLKLDYEINEALTASVNLGVDYTSQKRFQFTPTYFMSLVDPVRNVNDLNDLTEFKQEDINLLFEPTLSYNKTFNDVHKISAVLGYTRFIETQKSSGIYGQGTPANSIQVVGALPSSDQNILLGQDNEAGLISYFGRLNYNYNDRYIFSGTLRRDASSRFAKDNQEGYFPSVSAAWNISNEDFWESETINFFKLRVSYGELGSYPDVFYPTQAVFLANQSNTSFGGGTANGLAQTTLADENLVWETTKTFDIGVDMSLLNSAITFSADYYSKDVEDALVPISIPSTAGVSLPVTRNAGTLVNNGFEFDVTYKKSEGDFTYSVGTNFSFNLKNEAKDIPATILGPGIDEDLRVVNRTEANGPVGAFYGWVVEDKVDPATGDFIRVDTDGVAGITSDDQTIIGNPTPDFTYGLNFSGEYKKFDFSLNFNGVSGNEIYNLSRYYNILWQDGGKLTDVLNSWTPSNTDTNIPRATVDDPAGNKEPSSFFVENGSYFRLKNLEVGYNFGEKALGVDWIKSVRLSLNIQNVFVITDYTGYDPDIASTNGGRANLNSGVPGVRSGVNPLLGRGLDQRAYPNARTFMLGLQAKF, encoded by the coding sequence ATGAAAAAAAATGTACTAAGACTATTATTTGCCTTAGTCTTTTCCCTCTCGGGAATGGTTGCTAATGCTCAAACATCAACTGTTTCAGGAACAGTTACAGACGGAAAAATTCCGCTTCCCGGAGTTAACATTATTGTGAAAAACACAGCAAATGGTACCTCAACAGATTTTGATGGAAACTTTACCATTAGTGATGTTAGCTCAGGAGACATTCTTGTTTTTAGCTATGTTGGCTATAAAAATCAAGAAGTTACTATCGGAAACGAAACTACAATTAACGTAGCTTTAATCGAAGATGCTGCTGCATTAGAAGAGGTCGTTATTGTAGGTTATGGAACAACAAACAAACGCGAATTAACTGGTTCTGTAGGGTCAGTTAAAGGAGGTGACTTAGTAAATACAGTAGCCGGTAATCCAACCGCAGCACTGCAAGGAAGGCTTACTGGAATACAAGTTGAGAACCCTGGAGGTCAACCAGGTGGAACAGGAAATGTATTTATTAGAGGTATCAATTCCTTAAGTAATGCATCACCGCTTTATATAGTGGATGGATTATTTGTAGATAATATGAACTATATAAACCCTATAGATATAGATAACATCTCTGTATTAAAAGATGCCGCCGCTGCTGCAATCTATGGTTCTAGAGCAGCCAATGGCGTTGTTTTAATTAAAACAAACCATGGTAGAAAAAATAAAGGTTTAGAAGTTACCTTTAATACTAGAATTGGTTTTGATACGCCCAGCAAAAAATTAGATTTTATTAATGGTCAGCAATACACCGATTATTTAAATCAGCGATTTGCTAATGATGGTAGTTCAACAACTGTCTCATTTAACGGTGTAGATACAGATTGGCAAGATGAAAACCTTCAAAGTGGAATTATCGAGGATTACGGACTATCACTTTCTGGTGGTGGTGAGAAATCATCTTATTTTTCATCTATAAACTATTATAATCAAGATGGTATTTTGATAGGATCTGGATTTAAAAGATTAAATGCTAGATTTAATAGTAATCATGAATTTGGTAAATTTAAATTATCTCAATCATTAGGTATTACCGAAGCAAAATTACAAGAAAACAACTGGTACGGTTTTGATGGTACTACTGCTCCTACTGTAGCACTAAGAAATGCTAGCAATGATGGTGGTTTTGAAGCACCTTCTACAGATGTTCAGGGTCCAGGTGGTGTTAACCAATTTGCTTTAGCTACTCTGGAAAATAATTTAGAAACCACTAGAACATTATTCTCTAGTTTAAAACTAGACTACGAAATAAATGAAGCTTTAACGGCCTCTGTTAATTTAGGTGTTGATTACACCTCTCAAAAACGTTTTCAGTTTACGCCAACCTATTTCATGAGTTTAGTAGATCCGGTAAGAAATGTGAATGATTTAAATGATTTAACAGAGTTTAAACAAGAAGATATTAACTTGTTATTCGAACCTACTTTATCATACAACAAAACATTCAATGATGTACATAAAATATCTGCCGTTCTAGGTTATACCCGATTTATTGAAACACAAAAAAGCAGTGGAATCTATGGACAAGGTACACCTGCCAATAGTATTCAAGTTGTTGGGGCATTACCTTCAAGCGATCAAAATATACTTTTAGGACAAGATAATGAAGCTGGTTTAATATCTTATTTTGGTCGTTTAAATTATAACTACAATGACAGATATATTTTCTCTGGAACTTTAAGAAGAGATGCTTCGTCTAGATTTGCAAAAGATAATCAAGAAGGTTATTTTCCTTCTGTTTCTGCTGCATGGAATATTAGTAATGAAGATTTCTGGGAATCTGAAACCATTAACTTTTTCAAGTTAAGAGTATCTTATGGAGAGTTAGGATCATACCCAGATGTATTTTATCCTACACAAGCCGTATTTCTTGCCAACCAATCAAACACAAGTTTTGGGGGTGGTACAGCAAACGGTTTAGCACAAACAACACTTGCAGACGAAAACCTAGTATGGGAAACCACAAAAACTTTCGATATTGGAGTCGATATGTCCTTATTGAATAGTGCCATTACTTTTTCGGCAGACTATTATTCAAAAGATGTTGAAGATGCTTTAGTACCTATCAGTATCCCATCTACGGCTGGTGTTAGCTTACCTGTTACCAGAAACGCTGGAACACTTGTTAATAATGGTTTTGAGTTTGATGTTACTTACAAAAAATCCGAAGGTGATTTTACTTATAGTGTAGGCACTAATTTTTCTTTCAATCTTAAAAATGAAGCCAAAGATATTCCCGCAACTATTTTAGGTCCTGGAATAGATGAAGATTTACGTGTTGTAAATAGAACTGAGGCTAATGGCCCTGTAGGTGCGTTTTATGGCTGGGTTGTTGAAGATAAAGTAGACCCTGCTACTGGTGATTTTATTAGAGTTGATACCGATGGTGTTGCTGGAATTACTTCAGACGACCAAACAATTATTGGAAATCCAACACCTGATTTTACTTATGGTTTAAATTTTTCTGGGGAATACAAAAAGTTTGACTTTTCATTAAACTTTAATGGGGTTTCTGGAAACGAAATATATAACCTAAGTAGATATTACAATATCTTATGGCAAGATGGTGGTAAACTCACAGATGTCCTTAATTCATGGACGCCTTCAAATACTGATACCAATATTCCGAGAGCAACAGTAGATGATCCTGCTGGCAATAAAGAACCTTCTTCCTTCTTTGTAGAAAACGGATCTTACTTTAGGTTAAAGAACTTAGAAGTTGGATACAATTTCGGAGAAAAGGCACTTGGCGTTGATTGGATAAAAAGTGTCAGGCTATCATTAAACATTCAAAATGTTTTTGTAATAACAGATTATACTGGTTACGACCCAGATATAGCGTCAACAAATGGCGGTAGAGCCAATTTAAATTCAGGTGTTCCTGGAGTTAGATCTGGAGTAAACCCTTTACTAGGTAGGGGTCTAGACCAAAGAGCGTATCCTAATGCCAGAACATTCATGTTAGGCTTACAGGCTAAGTTTTAA
- a CDS encoding GntR family transcriptional regulator — MKNTKPLTKHEQLVNAIISKIESKELKKGDRLPSINKMVAEIGFARKTIVKAYEDLKGRGIVESKNFKGYYIADVNTNTKLRVALLLFAFHSFQEDFYNTFRKELGKKYIINVFFHHNNIDVFKDILSRISGRYGMYVIAPIQTPEVGLLLKNIPSEKLLVIDRHIPLPRDYSYITQEFEDSTYDQLKKLLPEIKKYKKFILFFKDDSDNPVGVLNAFNKFVDEYNIDAKVEKEYKKESVAKNTLYFFISDNFLWEVLKDSKLKAYTIGKDIGVLAHNDNAIKEIIFGGITTISTDFKKMALEAANYLKFKEHTRKIVPSELIHRNSL; from the coding sequence TTGAAAAATACTAAACCACTTACTAAGCATGAGCAGCTAGTAAATGCAATAATTAGTAAAATTGAATCAAAAGAACTAAAAAAAGGAGATCGCTTACCATCAATTAATAAAATGGTTGCTGAAATCGGTTTTGCCAGAAAAACCATTGTTAAAGCTTACGAAGACTTAAAAGGAAGAGGCATTGTAGAATCTAAAAACTTTAAAGGCTATTATATTGCTGATGTAAATACCAATACAAAACTAAGGGTAGCACTTTTACTTTTCGCGTTTCATTCGTTCCAGGAAGATTTTTATAACACCTTTAGAAAAGAATTAGGTAAAAAATATATTATAAATGTTTTTTTTCACCACAATAATATTGATGTTTTTAAAGATATTCTCTCAAGAATCTCAGGGAGGTATGGTATGTATGTTATCGCACCTATACAAACCCCGGAAGTGGGACTGTTATTAAAAAATATTCCTAGTGAAAAATTATTAGTTATAGATAGACATATCCCTTTGCCAAGAGATTACTCATATATCACACAAGAGTTTGAAGATTCAACCTATGATCAATTAAAAAAGCTACTTCCTGAAATAAAAAAATATAAAAAGTTTATCTTATTTTTTAAAGACGATTCTGATAACCCTGTAGGCGTCTTAAATGCTTTCAATAAATTTGTTGATGAATATAATATCGATGCTAAAGTAGAAAAAGAATATAAAAAAGAGAGTGTTGCTAAAAACACTTTATACTTTTTTATTAGTGATAACTTTTTATGGGAAGTTCTTAAAGATAGCAAGTTAAAAGCCTATACTATTGGAAAAGATATAGGTGTTTTGGCTCATAATGATAATGCTATTAAGGAAATTATTTTTGGAGGCATTACTACAATCTCTACAGATTTTAAAAAAATGGCTTTAGAAGCTGCTAATTATTTAAAATTCAAGGAACATACTCGTAAAATAGTACCTTCCGAGCTAATTCACAGGAATTCATTATAG